One segment of Candidatus Eisenbacteria bacterium DNA contains the following:
- the rpmE gene encoding 50S ribosomal protein L31 translates to MKKDIHPDYKRVRVTCVCGSILETRSTEGKDFTVEICSSCHPFYTGKQKLVDSAGRVERFRRKYRMETPAETPAEGQ, encoded by the coding sequence ATGAAAAAGGACATCCATCCCGATTACAAGCGCGTGCGGGTCACCTGCGTCTGCGGGAGCATCCTCGAGACCCGCTCGACCGAGGGCAAGGACTTCACGGTCGAGATCTGCTCCAGCTGCCACCCGTTCTACACGGGGAAGCAGAAGCTCGTCGACTCCGCGGGCCGCGTCGAGCGATTCCGGCGCAAGTATCGCATGGAGACCCCCGCCGAGACGCCAGCCGAAGGCCAGTAG
- the rho gene encoding transcription termination factor Rho, translated as MDIAQMKRKTIQELVKAAQELGIQGISGLRKQDLMFKILEAQTNKSGLIFAEGVLEILPEGYGFLRSVDYNYLPSADDIYVSPSQIKRFDLRTGDTVSGQVRPPKDGERYFALLRVEAVNFEGPEAAKDKTLFDNLTPLYPMAKLNLEMKNRDISTRIIDLLAPIGKGQRGLIVSPPKAGKTMILQKIANSITENHPEVVLIVLLIDERPEEVTDMERSVQAEVISSTFDEPAERHVQVAEMVIEKARRLVEHKRDVVILLDSITRLARAYNTVVPHSGKILSGGVDANALHRPKRFFGAARNIEEGGSLTVCATALIETGSRMDDVIFEEFKGTGNMELVLDRKLSDKRIFPAIDLNRSGTRKEELLLPEPDMRKIWILRKFLSDMNPVEAMEFLISKLEQTKTNRKFLEAMNG; from the coding sequence ATGGACATCGCCCAGATGAAGCGCAAGACGATCCAGGAGCTCGTCAAGGCCGCGCAGGAGCTGGGCATCCAGGGGATCAGCGGGCTGCGCAAGCAGGACCTGATGTTCAAGATCCTCGAGGCGCAGACCAACAAGAGCGGGCTCATCTTCGCCGAGGGGGTGCTGGAGATCCTCCCGGAAGGGTACGGGTTCCTCCGCTCGGTGGACTACAACTACCTGCCGAGCGCGGACGACATCTACGTCTCGCCGTCCCAGATCAAGCGATTCGACCTTCGCACCGGCGACACGGTGTCGGGCCAGGTGCGTCCCCCGAAGGACGGGGAGCGCTACTTCGCGCTCCTGCGCGTCGAGGCGGTGAACTTCGAGGGGCCGGAGGCGGCGAAGGACAAGACCCTCTTCGACAACCTGACGCCCCTCTATCCGATGGCGAAGCTGAACCTGGAGATGAAGAACCGGGACATCTCGACCCGGATCATCGATCTCCTCGCTCCGATCGGCAAGGGACAGCGCGGGCTCATCGTTTCGCCGCCAAAGGCCGGAAAGACGATGATCCTCCAGAAGATCGCCAACTCCATCACCGAGAACCATCCCGAGGTCGTTCTGATCGTTCTCCTGATCGACGAGCGCCCCGAGGAAGTGACCGACATGGAGCGCTCGGTCCAGGCGGAGGTCATCAGCTCGACCTTCGACGAGCCCGCGGAGCGGCACGTCCAGGTCGCCGAGATGGTGATCGAGAAGGCCCGCCGGCTCGTCGAGCACAAGCGCGACGTCGTCATCCTGCTCGACTCGATCACGCGCCTCGCCCGCGCCTACAACACGGTCGTGCCCCACAGCGGCAAGATCCTCTCGGGCGGAGTCGACGCCAACGCCCTGCACCGGCCCAAGCGGTTCTTCGGGGCGGCGAGGAACATCGAGGAGGGCGGCAGCCTCACGGTCTGCGCCACGGCCCTGATCGAGACGGGCAGCCGGATGGACGACGTGATCTTCGAGGAGTTCAAGGGAACGGGCAACATGGAGCTCGTCCTCGACCGCAAGTTGTCGGATAAGAGGATCTTCCCCGCGATCGACCTCAACCGGAGCGGGACCCGCAAAGAGGAGCTTTTGCTTCCGGAGCCCGATATGCGTAAGATATGGATCCTGAGGAAATTCCTGAGCGACATGAATCCGGTCGAGGCGATGGAGTTCCTCATCTCGAAGTTGGAACAGACGAAGACGAATCGGAAGTTCCTGGAAGCGATGAACGGTTAG
- the ilvC gene encoding ketol-acid reductoisomerase — protein MRDWTLGILGYGNQGRAQAMNLRDSGYRVRVGARPGGFSASAAAGDGFPVDDPGDLAHECDLIALLTPDETHVPLFARMALSSRPQVIVLAHGFTLRFAEPALREEWDVVLVSPYGPGTALRAGGRPGGLPALIAVHRDGSGHARERARAYAVAAGCSARSLLDASVAEEAEMDLFGEQAVLCGGLAALVQAAWETLVAKGYDPVLAYMECVQQIGLTAEMISRFGIAGMRERISSLALYGDLTRGPRLIDAKVRHALDEVLDEIRGGEFVTEWTREVERGFPASRRGLEESRRRPIEDAGSAARRFFVDRPEV, from the coding sequence ATGCGTGACTGGACACTCGGAATACTCGGCTACGGCAATCAGGGTCGCGCCCAGGCCATGAATCTCCGCGATTCGGGCTATCGGGTGCGCGTCGGCGCGCGGCCGGGCGGCTTCTCGGCCTCCGCCGCGGCCGGGGATGGATTCCCGGTCGACGATCCGGGGGACCTCGCGCATGAGTGCGATCTCATCGCTCTGTTGACGCCCGACGAAACACACGTCCCGCTCTTCGCACGGATGGCGCTCTCGTCGCGCCCGCAGGTGATCGTCCTGGCGCATGGTTTCACATTGCGCTTCGCCGAGCCGGCGCTTCGAGAGGAATGGGATGTCGTCCTCGTGTCGCCCTACGGGCCGGGGACGGCCCTGCGCGCGGGCGGCCGCCCTGGAGGGTTGCCGGCGCTGATCGCCGTCCACAGGGACGGGAGCGGGCATGCCCGGGAGCGGGCCCGGGCCTATGCTGTTGCCGCCGGATGCTCGGCACGCTCGTTGCTCGATGCGAGCGTAGCCGAGGAGGCGGAGATGGACCTCTTCGGCGAGCAGGCCGTCCTCTGCGGGGGCCTGGCCGCCCTGGTTCAGGCGGCCTGGGAGACGCTCGTCGCGAAGGGGTACGATCCGGTCCTGGCATACATGGAATGCGTTCAGCAAATCGGGTTGACGGCCGAGATGATCAGCCGCTTCGGGATCGCGGGGATGCGGGAGCGGATCAGCAGCCTGGCTCTCTATGGAGACTTGACCCGGGGGCCGAGATTGATTGATGCGAAGGTCCGTCATGCTCTTGACGAAGTACTGGATGAGATCCGCGGCGGCGAGTTCGTGACCGAATGGACGCGAGAGGTCGAGAGGGGATTCCCCGCGAGCAGGCGGGGGCTCGAGGAGAGCCGCAGGCGTCCCATCGAGGACGCTGGAAGTGCCGCCCGGCGCTTTTTCGTTGACAGGCCAGAGGTGTGA
- a CDS encoding tetratricopeptide repeat protein — MSLIQGLMGGWVMRRISFGILLSVFIVLAVTTSCKNPNLSGGILHFDQKRYERARETLLKAIEQEPQNSEAYFWLGKSYAELDSTMKAKESFDKSVEVALPAKKELASKDVENAMDHYWSVRHNEGLSYAKAAQDARAIDKSDEARKNFRFALNQFKKARVFNGSKEETPRNMGVCYFNLGQVDSGLVSLKEAQRLSPAQDSRAGQILFDQFRSLGDQAAEKGTKEGYTDAIKFYSEAESLRSNDPDLLYSLGVVYYQLAEADTAQKKGSYAKAIEYFEKTLTYKPEDQDALYNAASLYYELRNCDPGVALAKRLLDINPKEGRYYDIVGRLLDCQGKKAERVAGLVFSRALKSGTVVAADAFKAEVEKYGTTSDAMRKYREEGKPEDVRTFTDAGGADYMCWFFWTRGKALAFIRGEYKYEMGFKPQKETAEGETGK; from the coding sequence GTGTCACTAATTCAGGGATTGATGGGGGGCTGGGTCATGCGACGGATTTCCTTCGGAATCCTCCTCTCGGTTTTCATTGTTCTGGCCGTCACGACGAGCTGCAAGAACCCGAACCTGAGCGGCGGGATCCTCCACTTCGACCAGAAGAGGTATGAACGGGCCCGCGAGACGCTCTTGAAGGCGATCGAGCAGGAGCCGCAGAACTCAGAGGCCTACTTCTGGCTTGGCAAGAGCTACGCCGAGCTCGATAGCACGATGAAGGCGAAGGAGTCGTTCGACAAGTCGGTCGAAGTCGCCTTGCCCGCCAAGAAAGAGCTGGCGTCGAAGGATGTCGAGAACGCGATGGACCACTACTGGAGCGTTCGGCACAACGAGGGCCTCTCGTACGCCAAGGCGGCGCAGGACGCGCGCGCGATCGACAAATCCGACGAGGCGAGGAAGAACTTCAGGTTCGCGCTGAACCAGTTCAAGAAGGCGCGCGTGTTCAATGGCTCGAAGGAAGAGACGCCGCGGAACATGGGAGTCTGCTACTTCAACCTGGGCCAGGTCGACTCGGGCCTCGTGTCGCTCAAGGAGGCGCAGCGGCTCTCCCCCGCGCAGGACTCGAGGGCGGGCCAGATCCTCTTCGACCAGTTTCGCAGTCTGGGCGACCAGGCCGCCGAGAAGGGGACGAAGGAGGGCTACACCGACGCGATCAAGTTCTACAGCGAAGCGGAGAGTCTCAGAAGCAACGATCCCGACCTGCTCTACTCCCTCGGTGTCGTCTACTACCAGCTCGCCGAGGCCGACACGGCGCAGAAGAAGGGCAGCTACGCGAAGGCCATCGAGTACTTCGAGAAGACCCTGACCTACAAGCCCGAGGACCAGGACGCGCTCTACAACGCGGCCTCCCTCTACTACGAGCTCAGGAACTGCGACCCCGGCGTCGCCCTGGCCAAGCGCCTGCTGGACATCAATCCCAAAGAGGGGCGCTACTACGACATCGTCGGCCGGCTTCTCGATTGCCAGGGGAAGAAGGCGGAGCGCGTCGCGGGCCTCGTCTTCTCGCGGGCGCTCAAGTCCGGGACCGTTGTTGCCGCCGACGCCTTCAAGGCGGAGGTGGAGAAGTACGGCACGACCTCCGACGCGATGCGGAAGTACCGCGAGGAGGGGAAGCCGGAGGATGTGCGGACCTTCACGGACGCCGGAGGAGCCGACTACATGTGCTGGTTCTTCTGGACGCGCGGGAAAGCCCTGGCGTTCATCCGGGGCGAGTACAAGTACGAGATGGGCTTCAAGCCGCAGAAGGAGACGGCGGAAGGCGAGACCGGAAAGTAG